A window of Coturnix japonica isolate 7356 chromosome 2, Coturnix japonica 2.1, whole genome shotgun sequence contains these coding sequences:
- the TBC1D7 gene encoding TBC1 domain family member 7 isoform X1 codes for MADDSQRNFRSVYYEKVGFRGVEEKKSLEILLKDDRLDIEKLCTFSQRFPLPSMYRILVWKVLLGIIPPHHKSHALVMNYRKEQYWDIHHALHVIRFIDDSTPQVEVFLRIHQLESGKLPRNLAYPLEPEDEVFLAIAKAMEEMVEDPIECYWLVSCFVNQLNSKHRDSLQQLPKVLEQYLNIEDSRLLMHLKACAALSKLPYDLWFKKCFAGCLPESSLQRVWDKVISGSCKILVFVALEILLTFKMKIIALTTAEKITQFLENIPQENTDAIVSKAVDLWRTHCGTPAHSA; via the exons ATGGCTGATGACTCTCAAAGAAACTTCCGCTCGGTCTATTATGAAAAAGTGGGGTTTCGTGGAGTTGAAGAAAAGAAGTCGTTGGAAATTTTGTTAAAAGATGACCGATTGG ATATTGAGAAGCTTTGCACCTTCAGTCAGAGGTTCCCTCTCCCATCCATGTATCGTATACTGGTGTGGAAGGTTCTTTTAG GAATTATTCCTCCTCACCATAAATCTCATGCTTTGGTGATGAACTACCGAAAGGAGCAGTACTGGGATATCCACCATGCTCTTCATGTAATCCGTTTTATCGATGACTCTACCCCACAGGTAGAAGTTTTCCTCCGCATACATCAACTGGAATCAGGGAAATTGCCTCGAAACTTGGCTTATCCTTTG GAACCAGAAGATGAAGTGTTTCTTGCAATTGCTAAGGCAATGGAGGAAATGGTGGAGGATCCTATAGAATGCTATTGGCTTGTCAGTTGCTTTGTGAATCAGCTTAACAGCAAGCACAGAGATTCATTGCAACAACTA CCCAAAGTCCTGGAGCAGTATTTGAACATTGAAGATAGCAGGCTTCTGATGCATCTGAAGGCatgtgctgcactgagcaagCTCCCTTATGATCTTTGGTTTAAGAAGTGTTTTGCAGGCTGTTTACCTGAGTCCAGTTTACAGAG AGTTTGGGACAAAGTAATTAGTGGATCCTGCAAAATCCTCGTTTTTGTTGCTTTGGAGATATTGTTaacctttaaaatgaagataatcGCACTGACAACTGCAGAAAAGATCACCCAGTTTTTGGAAAAC ATTCCTCAAGAGAACACTGACGCTATTGTCAGCAAAGCTGTAGATCTGTGGCGCACACACTGTGGGACTCCAGCACACTCGGCCTGA
- the TBC1D7 gene encoding TBC1 domain family member 7 isoform X2 has product MADDSQRNFRSVYYEKVGFRGVEEKKSLEILLKDDRLDIEKLCTFSQRFPLPSMYRILVWKVLLGIIPPHHKSHALVMNYRKEQYWDIHHALHVIRFIDDSTPQVEVFLRIHQLESGKLPRNLAYPLPKVLEQYLNIEDSRLLMHLKACAALSKLPYDLWFKKCFAGCLPESSLQRVWDKVISGSCKILVFVALEILLTFKMKIIALTTAEKITQFLENIPQENTDAIVSKAVDLWRTHCGTPAHSA; this is encoded by the exons ATGGCTGATGACTCTCAAAGAAACTTCCGCTCGGTCTATTATGAAAAAGTGGGGTTTCGTGGAGTTGAAGAAAAGAAGTCGTTGGAAATTTTGTTAAAAGATGACCGATTGG ATATTGAGAAGCTTTGCACCTTCAGTCAGAGGTTCCCTCTCCCATCCATGTATCGTATACTGGTGTGGAAGGTTCTTTTAG GAATTATTCCTCCTCACCATAAATCTCATGCTTTGGTGATGAACTACCGAAAGGAGCAGTACTGGGATATCCACCATGCTCTTCATGTAATCCGTTTTATCGATGACTCTACCCCACAGGTAGAAGTTTTCCTCCGCATACATCAACTGGAATCAGGGAAATTGCCTCGAAACTTGGCTTATCCTTTG CCCAAAGTCCTGGAGCAGTATTTGAACATTGAAGATAGCAGGCTTCTGATGCATCTGAAGGCatgtgctgcactgagcaagCTCCCTTATGATCTTTGGTTTAAGAAGTGTTTTGCAGGCTGTTTACCTGAGTCCAGTTTACAGAG AGTTTGGGACAAAGTAATTAGTGGATCCTGCAAAATCCTCGTTTTTGTTGCTTTGGAGATATTGTTaacctttaaaatgaagataatcGCACTGACAACTGCAGAAAAGATCACCCAGTTTTTGGAAAAC ATTCCTCAAGAGAACACTGACGCTATTGTCAGCAAAGCTGTAGATCTGTGGCGCACACACTGTGGGACTCCAGCACACTCGGCCTGA